One stretch of Variovorax sp. TBS-050B DNA includes these proteins:
- the denD gene encoding D-erythronate dehydrogenase, with amino-acid sequence MQIIITGGAGFLGARLARTLLASGRLSLAGAPAATISRITLVDRAAPPADLAADPRIAVAIGDLNEQLAAPSATFWREADAVFHLAAAVSGECEADFDLGMRSNFAATHGLLEKLRALGTRPLLVFASSLAVFGDSPEQPLPPVIEDHTLPTPQTSYGIQKFIGEQLVADYTRKGFVRGRSVRLMTVSVRPGRPNGAASGFFSGMIREPLAGIRAACPVPDETPVAIASPARTVEGILRAAEAGDAEWGPRTALNLPSLATTVGEMAAALERVAGKAATELLDRTPDPAIRRIVKTWPGRIETARARALGLAPDASFEAVIRDYVRENPDAVKLIIRA; translated from the coding sequence ATGCAGATCATCATCACGGGCGGCGCCGGCTTCCTGGGCGCGCGCCTGGCCCGCACGCTGCTCGCGTCGGGTCGGCTGTCGCTCGCGGGCGCACCGGCCGCCACCATTTCGCGCATCACGCTGGTCGACCGCGCTGCGCCGCCGGCCGATCTGGCGGCCGACCCGCGCATCGCGGTCGCGATCGGCGACCTGAACGAACAGCTCGCCGCACCCAGCGCCACCTTCTGGCGCGAGGCCGATGCGGTCTTCCACCTCGCCGCGGCCGTCAGCGGCGAGTGCGAGGCCGACTTCGACCTCGGCATGCGCAGCAACTTCGCCGCCACGCATGGCCTGCTCGAGAAGCTGCGCGCCCTCGGCACGCGGCCGCTCCTGGTGTTCGCGAGTTCGCTCGCGGTCTTCGGTGATTCCCCCGAGCAGCCGCTGCCGCCGGTGATCGAAGACCACACGCTGCCCACGCCGCAGACCAGCTACGGCATCCAGAAGTTCATCGGCGAGCAGCTGGTGGCCGACTACACCCGCAAGGGCTTCGTGCGCGGGCGCAGCGTGCGGCTCATGACGGTCAGCGTGCGGCCGGGCCGCCCGAACGGCGCTGCCTCCGGGTTCTTCAGCGGGATGATCCGCGAACCGCTCGCGGGCATTCGTGCCGCCTGCCCGGTGCCCGACGAGACGCCGGTGGCGATCGCTTCGCCCGCGCGCACCGTCGAAGGCATCCTGCGCGCGGCCGAGGCCGGCGACGCCGAATGGGGCCCGCGCACCGCGCTCAACCTGCCCTCGCTGGCCACCACCGTGGGCGAGATGGCCGCTGCGCTCGAACGCGTCGCTGGCAAGGCCGCGACCGAGCTGCTCGACCGCACGCCGGACCCCGCGATCCGGCGCATCGTGAAGACCTGGCCCGGCCGCATCGAAACGGCGCGCGCCCGCGCCCTCGG
- a CDS encoding spore coat U domain-containing protein: MKSAPSPAADNHLLVRLAALALLLAPAYAWAQSCTSASFRSGFGPTTVDIVPDTTASAGVVFEARCTSGSNTLVTYCLYVAPVGTQQRDNNTYYVTATPDSRLAWRMTGGSGGVQVSRDGAGIATTGQTCGGGANAPCSTNTTYTITYLPRQQQDRVRPGIYTQTFNAKALVGAAATGGGTAAYCSTPPPGTQVVNSTFTVNANVLTNCQIENVANIDFGSQGSVSTANSGATALRAFGNVGVRCTYETPYTLTIDNGQHASAGVRRMQSGSNFLSYQLFQPGCTTAWNATSSLSGTGNTVNAINNHQVCAQLTAPLAVAPPAGTYTDTVVITATF; this comes from the coding sequence TTGAAATCGGCCCCATCACCTGCCGCTGACAATCATCTTCTCGTCCGGCTCGCGGCGCTGGCGCTGCTGCTCGCGCCCGCCTACGCCTGGGCGCAAAGCTGCACTTCGGCGAGCTTTCGGTCCGGATTCGGCCCGACCACGGTCGATATCGTGCCGGACACCACGGCCAGCGCCGGGGTGGTTTTCGAAGCGAGATGCACCTCCGGCAGCAACACCCTCGTCACCTATTGCCTCTATGTCGCTCCCGTCGGAACACAGCAGCGGGACAACAACACCTACTACGTCACTGCGACACCCGACTCGCGTCTCGCATGGCGGATGACCGGCGGCAGCGGCGGCGTCCAGGTTTCGAGAGACGGCGCGGGCATCGCAACCACGGGCCAAACCTGTGGAGGCGGTGCGAATGCGCCCTGCAGCACCAACACGACCTACACCATCACCTATCTTCCGCGCCAGCAACAGGATCGCGTTCGGCCGGGCATCTACACCCAGACCTTCAACGCGAAGGCGCTCGTCGGCGCCGCTGCGACGGGAGGGGGCACCGCCGCCTATTGTTCAACCCCGCCGCCGGGCACCCAGGTCGTCAACTCGACATTCACCGTCAACGCCAACGTCCTGACCAACTGCCAGATCGAGAACGTCGCCAACATCGACTTCGGCTCCCAGGGATCGGTCTCGACGGCCAATTCGGGCGCCACCGCCCTGCGCGCCTTCGGGAACGTCGGCGTGCGCTGCACCTACGAGACGCCCTACACCCTCACGATCGACAACGGCCAGCATGCCAGTGCCGGCGTGCGGAGGATGCAGAGCGGCAGCAATTTCCTCAGCTACCAGCTGTTCCAGCCCGGCTGCACGACGGCGTGGAACGCGACCTCGTCGCTCTCGGGCACGGGCAACACGGTGAATGCGATCAACAACCATCAGGTCTGCGCCCAGTTGACGGCGCCGCTCGCCGTCGCGCCGCCGGCGGGAACCTACACCGACACCGTCGTCATCACGGCGACCTTCTGA
- a CDS encoding fimbria/pilus outer membrane usher protein — MLVAFKRLPNNKLAATPGDLQAVGIRPGAGSVNHDGLVPLDSLSGISWRYDEPRQLMLFRAADEARLPTNLDIGAGERPVDFSKVRSDFGLVLNYTLYGTWQRDRTPSGVANTLNGSFNARLLTPYGVASTTALARFKPSDGLGDQGKDYIRLDSNWRYTDPANLLVYQAGDSVSGALSWSSSYRFGGFQFRRNFEIRPDLVTTPTPNLTGTASVPSTLDLYLNNIKVFSGEVPAGPFDFRGLPFLGGGGDARIVMKDALGREVVTQRSYFFAPDMLGKGLLDFSVEAGFPRLGYGSVSSRYDHSLAASGSVRYGWSDDLTLEGHLEMTRGLLNGGAGLAKSLGAYGAVRAAGSFSRYNAVTGRETGGKVSTSYQVARNGYSFYVGADRTFGRYNDVGLVVDRRHGNDAPVFSRAREVLRAGLSFPLGFDPSSVSFGVSRVRGMGSSIGLNGNVNSNGLDTTIVSASWSRTLFGNASVYATAYSDLDKHNAYGLFAGLTIPLDSNLTFSTGASRSERGGVSVDTSLTKSARAAEGELGWSLRGRTDNQGPETVAASAVYRAPFGEFAGSVQRSGSASLVTGTVDGAIVVAGSDLFFANRVDDAFAVIKAGGSGIDVNLNGRTVATTNASGRALVPSLRSYQNNTVAIDPKNLSLDFQPTQTQATVVPADRSGVVIDFGVKKVDGAVLVLKRRDGTAVPVGSEVRLEGTDQVTVVGYDGRAYLTQLDARNNVMVTLPEAAGTCRASFDYASQKETQLEIGPITCR; from the coding sequence ATGCTGGTCGCCTTCAAGCGCCTGCCGAACAACAAGCTGGCCGCCACGCCGGGCGATCTGCAGGCCGTCGGCATCCGGCCTGGCGCCGGAAGCGTGAATCACGACGGGCTGGTCCCGCTCGACAGCCTGAGCGGCATCTCCTGGCGCTACGACGAGCCGCGGCAGCTCATGCTCTTTCGTGCGGCGGACGAAGCCCGCCTGCCGACCAACCTCGACATCGGGGCCGGCGAGCGTCCGGTCGATTTCTCCAAGGTCCGCTCCGATTTCGGCCTTGTCCTGAACTACACCTTGTACGGTACCTGGCAGCGCGACCGCACGCCCAGCGGCGTGGCGAACACGCTCAACGGCAGCTTCAACGCACGCCTTCTGACGCCCTACGGCGTCGCCTCCACCACCGCCCTCGCGCGCTTCAAGCCATCGGACGGGCTCGGCGACCAGGGCAAGGACTACATCCGGCTCGATTCGAACTGGCGCTACACCGATCCCGCCAACCTGCTCGTGTACCAGGCCGGCGACAGCGTGTCCGGCGCCTTGTCATGGAGTTCCTCCTACCGCTTCGGCGGCTTCCAGTTCCGCCGCAACTTCGAGATCCGCCCGGACCTCGTCACCACGCCGACGCCGAACCTGACCGGCACGGCATCGGTGCCCTCGACGCTCGACCTCTACCTCAACAACATCAAGGTGTTCTCGGGCGAAGTCCCGGCCGGCCCCTTCGATTTCCGCGGCCTACCGTTCCTTGGCGGCGGCGGCGACGCCCGCATCGTGATGAAGGATGCGCTCGGCCGCGAGGTCGTCACCCAGCGCTCCTATTTCTTCGCACCGGACATGCTGGGCAAGGGCCTGCTCGACTTCTCCGTCGAGGCGGGCTTCCCGCGCCTCGGCTACGGGAGCGTGTCGTCCCGCTACGACCACAGCCTCGCGGCGTCGGGCAGCGTGCGCTACGGCTGGAGCGACGACCTGACGCTCGAAGGACATCTCGAAATGACTCGGGGCCTGTTGAACGGGGGAGCCGGCCTGGCGAAGAGCCTCGGCGCCTACGGCGCTGTGCGCGCCGCCGGATCGTTCAGCCGCTACAACGCCGTCACCGGCCGCGAAACGGGCGGCAAGGTCTCGACCTCCTACCAGGTCGCGCGCAACGGCTATTCGTTCTACGTCGGCGCGGACCGGACGTTCGGGCGCTACAACGACGTGGGCCTCGTGGTCGATCGTCGCCACGGCAACGATGCGCCCGTGTTCTCGCGCGCGCGCGAGGTGCTTCGCGCCGGCCTGTCCTTCCCGCTCGGCTTCGATCCTTCCTCCGTCAGCTTCGGCGTCTCGCGCGTGCGCGGCATGGGCAGCAGCATCGGCCTCAATGGGAACGTCAACAGCAACGGCCTCGACACCACGATCGTCAGCGCCTCCTGGTCGCGGACCCTGTTCGGCAATGCCTCGGTCTACGCCACCGCCTACAGCGATCTCGACAAGCACAACGCCTACGGCCTGTTCGCCGGCCTGACCATCCCGCTCGACAGCAACCTGACCTTTTCAACGGGCGCATCGCGTTCGGAACGCGGAGGCGTCAGCGTCGACACCAGCCTGACCAAGAGCGCCCGGGCCGCGGAAGGCGAGCTCGGCTGGTCCCTGCGCGGCCGCACCGACAACCAGGGGCCCGAGACCGTGGCCGCCTCGGCGGTCTACAGGGCGCCCTTCGGCGAGTTCGCGGGCTCGGTGCAGCGCTCGGGCTCGGCCAGCCTCGTGACCGGCACGGTCGATGGCGCGATCGTGGTCGCCGGCAGCGACCTGTTCTTCGCCAACCGCGTCGACGATGCCTTCGCCGTCATCAAGGCCGGCGGCTCCGGCATCGACGTCAATCTCAACGGCCGGACCGTCGCCACGACCAACGCCAGCGGCCGCGCCCTCGTGCCCTCCTTGCGCTCGTACCAGAACAACACGGTGGCGATCGACCCGAAGAACCTGTCGCTGGACTTTCAGCCCACGCAGACGCAGGCCACCGTGGTGCCAGCCGACCGCTCCGGCGTGGTGATCGACTTCGGCGTCAAGAAGGTCGATGGCGCGGTGCTGGTCCTGAAACGCCGAGACGGCACGGCCGTGCCGGTGGGGTCGGAAGTCCGGCTCGAGGGCACGGACCAGGTCACCGTGGTCGGTTACGACGGGCGCGCCTATCTCACGCAGCTCGACGCGCGCAACAATGTCATGGTCACGCTCCCGGAAGCCGCTGGAACCTGCCGGGCCAGCTTCGACTACGCATCGCAGAAGGAGACACAGCTTGAAATCGGCCCCATCACCTGCCGCTGA
- a CDS encoding molecular chaperone, whose translation MQRLLALSAAVLGLAIAGTGHAASLQVAPVSIDLNAPAQAAAIHLRNRGTEPVNVQVRVFKWSQDGGEEQLTPTTQVVASPPAASLQPGTTYTIRIARTAAPVTRGEESYRLLIDELPATNLVRPDTGVNMVIRYSIPVFFAERTAGAMLRWEVRRQGDELVAKAINTGDRHAKIVDLAVEEPGGRISFGDGLNGYVLPGSTKEWVVKARPIAPGSRVTITAKGNDHAVNETTIVEGR comes from the coding sequence ATGCAGAGGCTTCTCGCGCTCTCGGCCGCAGTTCTCGGTCTGGCCATTGCAGGAACCGGCCATGCCGCCTCGTTGCAGGTGGCCCCCGTGTCCATCGACCTGAACGCGCCCGCGCAGGCGGCGGCGATTCATCTGCGCAATCGTGGCACCGAGCCGGTCAACGTTCAGGTCCGCGTCTTCAAATGGTCGCAGGACGGCGGCGAAGAGCAACTGACGCCGACGACCCAGGTGGTCGCGAGCCCTCCCGCCGCCTCGCTGCAACCGGGCACCACCTACACCATCCGCATCGCACGCACGGCCGCTCCGGTGACCCGCGGCGAGGAAAGCTACCGGCTGCTGATCGACGAGCTCCCAGCGACCAACCTCGTGCGGCCCGACACCGGCGTCAACATGGTCATTCGCTATTCGATCCCGGTGTTTTTCGCAGAGCGCACCGCCGGCGCGATGCTGCGCTGGGAGGTGCGGCGCCAAGGAGACGAACTCGTGGCAAAGGCGATCAACACGGGCGACCGCCACGCGAAGATCGTCGACCTCGCGGTCGAGGAGCCCGGCGGGCGCATCAGCTTCGGAGACGGGCTCAACGGCTACGTTCTGCCGGGCAGCACCAAGGAATGGGTCGTCAAGGCGCGCCCGATCGCGCCCGGAAGCCGGGTCACCATCACCGCCAAGGGAAACGACCATGCGGTTAACGAGACGACCATCGTCGAAGGGCGCTAG
- a CDS encoding spore coat U domain-containing protein, producing the protein MFLSLALAATGGAQVVGAATATGNMTVQMTITQECQVNAGTGGSGGGNAVLDFGSHGVLNANIDGTTAVSGTGSIQVQCTNGTPYEIGLNAGANPTTAGDVNTRRMTNSGAFVAYQLYRDAGRTLVWGNTTGAGGNTVSKTADGTVQSAQVFGRVPPQTTPAAGTYLDTVVITVTY; encoded by the coding sequence ATGTTCCTGTCGCTCGCGCTCGCGGCGACTGGAGGGGCGCAGGTTGTGGGTGCCGCAACGGCCACCGGCAACATGACGGTCCAGATGACGATCACCCAGGAATGCCAGGTCAACGCCGGCACCGGCGGCTCCGGCGGCGGCAATGCCGTTCTCGATTTCGGCAGCCACGGCGTTCTGAATGCCAACATCGACGGCACCACGGCCGTCAGCGGCACGGGCTCGATCCAGGTGCAGTGCACCAACGGCACGCCCTACGAGATCGGTCTCAACGCGGGCGCCAACCCCACCACGGCGGGCGACGTCAATACGCGGCGCATGACCAACAGCGGCGCGTTCGTCGCCTATCAGCTGTATCGGGATGCCGGCCGCACCCTTGTCTGGGGCAATACCACGGGCGCAGGCGGCAATACGGTCTCGAAGACGGCCGACGGAACGGTGCAGAGCGCGCAGGTCTTTGGCCGCGTGCCGCCGCAAACGACGCCGGCGGCCGGAACCTACCTCGACACCGTTGTCATCACCGTGACGTACTGA
- a CDS encoding electron transfer flavoprotein-ubiquinone oxidoreductase, giving the protein MTHDEILAQFGPRESMEYDVVVVGGGPAGLSTAIRLKQLAAQHEKEISVVVLEKGSEPGAHILSGAIMDPRALNELLPDWKELGAPLNQPVTDDAMVFLGENSGLRTPGFLLPECFQNHGNYIISLGAFTKWLAQQAENLGVEIFPGFPAAEVLYNENGSVRGVATGNMGVGKDGEPTENFQLGMELLGKYTVFAEGARGHLGRQLISRFKLDEGKDPQTYGIGVKEVWEIDPQRHQPGFVLHTAGWPMKSDTYGGAFLYHMEDNKVTLGFITGLDYSNPYLSPFEEMQRWKLHPNIRWYLEGDEAKGIKPAKRIGYGARAITAGGLMSLPKTVFPGGALVGCEAGYLNVSRIKGSHAAIKTGMLCAEAAFDAVTAGRQHDELVAYPAAFEKSWLYTELNKARNFKTWFKKGLGVATFMNGVEQWLLKGHIPWTLHRNKPDHLYLKPAAECKPIAYPKPDGKLTFDRLSSVFISNTNHEEHQPAHLTLKDPTVPVNINLSKFAGPESRYCPAGVYEFVPDEAHAGKERLQINAQNCVHCKTCDIKDPTQNIVWVTPEGGGGPNYVGM; this is encoded by the coding sequence ATGACCCACGACGAAATCCTCGCCCAGTTCGGCCCCCGCGAATCCATGGAGTACGACGTCGTCGTCGTCGGCGGCGGCCCGGCTGGCCTTTCGACCGCGATCCGACTCAAGCAGCTGGCCGCGCAGCACGAAAAGGAGATCTCGGTCGTGGTGCTCGAAAAGGGCTCCGAGCCCGGCGCCCACATCCTCTCGGGCGCCATCATGGATCCGCGCGCCCTCAACGAACTGCTGCCCGACTGGAAGGAACTGGGCGCACCGCTCAACCAGCCCGTGACCGACGACGCGATGGTGTTCCTCGGCGAGAACTCGGGGCTGCGCACACCCGGCTTCCTGCTGCCCGAGTGCTTCCAGAACCACGGCAACTACATCATCAGCCTCGGCGCCTTCACCAAGTGGCTGGCGCAGCAGGCCGAGAATCTCGGCGTCGAGATCTTCCCGGGCTTCCCCGCCGCCGAGGTGCTCTACAACGAAAACGGTTCGGTGCGCGGCGTGGCCACCGGCAACATGGGGGTGGGCAAGGACGGCGAACCGACCGAGAACTTCCAGCTCGGCATGGAACTGCTCGGCAAGTACACCGTGTTCGCCGAAGGCGCGCGCGGCCACCTGGGCCGCCAGCTCATCAGCCGCTTCAAGCTCGACGAGGGCAAGGACCCGCAGACCTACGGCATCGGCGTGAAGGAAGTGTGGGAGATCGACCCGCAACGCCACCAGCCCGGCTTCGTGCTGCACACGGCCGGCTGGCCGATGAAGAGCGACACCTACGGCGGCGCGTTCCTCTATCACATGGAGGACAACAAGGTCACGCTGGGTTTCATCACGGGCCTGGACTACAGCAACCCCTACCTGAGCCCCTTCGAGGAAATGCAGCGCTGGAAGCTGCACCCGAACATCCGCTGGTACCTCGAAGGCGATGAGGCCAAGGGCATCAAGCCGGCCAAGCGCATCGGCTACGGCGCGCGCGCGATCACGGCGGGCGGGCTGATGTCGCTGCCGAAGACGGTGTTCCCGGGCGGCGCGCTGGTCGGCTGCGAGGCCGGCTACCTCAACGTGAGCCGCATCAAGGGCAGCCATGCCGCGATCAAGACCGGCATGCTCTGCGCCGAGGCCGCCTTCGATGCGGTGACGGCGGGCCGCCAGCACGACGAGCTAGTCGCCTATCCGGCGGCTTTCGAGAAGAGCTGGCTCTACACCGAACTCAACAAGGCGCGCAACTTCAAGACCTGGTTCAAGAAGGGGCTGGGCGTGGCCACGTTCATGAACGGCGTCGAGCAATGGCTGCTCAAGGGCCACATCCCGTGGACCCTGCACCGCAACAAGCCGGACCACCTGTACCTGAAGCCTGCCGCCGAGTGCAAGCCGATCGCGTACCCGAAACCGGATGGCAAGCTCACTTTCGATCGGCTCTCCAGCGTGTTCATCAGCAACACCAACCATGAAGAGCACCAGCCCGCGCACCTGACGCTCAAGGACCCGACGGTGCCGGTCAACATCAACCTCTCCAAGTTCGCGGGGCCGGAAAGCCGCTACTGCCCGGCCGGCGTCTACGAATTCGTGCCTGACGAAGCGCATGCCGGCAAGGAGCGCCTGCAGATCAATGCGCAGAACTGCGTGCACTGCAAGACCTGCGACATCAAGGACCCGACGCAGAACATCGTCTGGGTCACGCCCGAAGGGGGCGGCGGGCCGAACTACGTCGGCATGTAA
- a CDS encoding SDR family oxidoreductase, which produces MAYTIDLSGRVALVTGASSGLGAQFAKTLARAGAAVVLASRRVEKLKELRARIEGEGGDAHVVELDVTDLGSIKAAVARAETEVGPIDVLVNNSGVSTTQRLQDVSPEDYDYIFDTNVKGSFFVAQEVGKRMLARARGSAPGTYVGGRIVNIASVAALKVLPQIGTYCMSKAAVVQMTKAMALEWGRFGINVNALCPGYIETELNEDHWVTEGGAKLVNMLPRKRVGKPEDLDGLIVLLASGQSHFVNGAVIAADDGFAL; this is translated from the coding sequence ATGGCTTACACCATCGACCTCTCCGGCCGCGTGGCCCTCGTCACCGGCGCTTCGAGCGGTCTCGGGGCACAGTTCGCGAAGACGCTCGCGCGCGCCGGCGCCGCGGTGGTGCTCGCGAGCCGCCGCGTCGAGAAACTCAAGGAACTGCGCGCGCGCATCGAGGGCGAGGGCGGCGACGCGCACGTGGTCGAACTCGACGTCACCGATCTCGGCAGCATCAAGGCCGCCGTGGCGCGGGCCGAGACCGAGGTGGGGCCGATCGACGTCCTCGTCAACAACTCGGGCGTGAGCACCACGCAGCGCCTGCAGGACGTCTCGCCCGAAGACTACGACTACATCTTCGACACCAACGTCAAGGGCTCGTTCTTCGTGGCGCAGGAGGTCGGCAAGCGCATGCTCGCGCGTGCCAGGGGTTCGGCCCCGGGCACCTACGTCGGCGGGCGCATCGTCAACATCGCCTCGGTGGCGGCGCTCAAGGTGCTGCCGCAGATCGGCACCTACTGCATGAGCAAGGCCGCGGTGGTGCAGATGACCAAGGCCATGGCGCTCGAATGGGGCCGCTTCGGCATCAACGTGAACGCGCTCTGTCCGGGCTACATCGAGACCGAGCTCAACGAGGACCACTGGGTCACCGAGGGCGGCGCCAAGCTCGTCAACATGCTGCCGCGCAAGCGCGTGGGCAAGCCCGAGGACCTCGACGGCCTGATCGTGCTGCTGGCGAGCGGGCAGAGCCATTTCGTGAACGGCGCGGTGATCGCCGCCGACGACGGGTTCGCGCTCTGA
- a CDS encoding DMT family transporter → MAAGLGAGALWGLVFVAPRMVGHFGMVDITAARFAVFGAISGLAVFARPASLRWPTPRQALAALGLSVLGFSGYYLLLAFGIAAAGTEVPSLIIGTIPVWMMLLGRPPGLRMRALLPGLALTGAGIALMVHGAWSAQQGGGGGRFGLGIALALCAMASWTVYGLLNAAWLKRHPEVHAADWANWLGIATGLGALLMWLAAGSDLASFRAQPEGQLFLWLALAGGFGSSWLATILWNVASQRLSASLCGQLIVSETLFALLYSFLWDGRWPQAAEWLAALLFVLGILASIKAHR, encoded by the coding sequence ATTGCCGCCGGCCTGGGCGCGGGTGCGCTCTGGGGGCTGGTGTTCGTCGCGCCGCGCATGGTGGGGCATTTCGGCATGGTCGACATCACGGCGGCGCGCTTCGCGGTCTTCGGCGCGATCTCGGGGCTCGCGGTGTTCGCGCGTCCGGCTTCGCTGCGCTGGCCGACGCCGCGGCAGGCGCTGGCCGCGCTGGGCCTCAGCGTGCTCGGCTTCAGCGGCTACTACCTGCTGCTGGCCTTCGGCATCGCGGCAGCCGGTACCGAGGTGCCCAGTCTCATCATCGGCACCATTCCGGTCTGGATGATGCTGCTCGGCCGGCCGCCGGGGCTGCGGATGCGCGCGCTGCTCCCGGGGCTCGCGCTCACGGGCGCGGGCATTGCGCTGATGGTGCACGGCGCGTGGTCGGCCCAGCAGGGCGGCGGCGGCGGCCGCTTCGGCCTCGGCATTGCGCTCGCGCTCTGCGCCATGGCGAGCTGGACGGTGTACGGCCTGCTCAACGCGGCCTGGCTGAAGCGCCACCCGGAAGTGCACGCGGCTGACTGGGCCAACTGGCTCGGCATCGCCACCGGCCTGGGCGCGCTGCTGATGTGGCTCGCGGCCGGCAGCGACCTCGCGAGCTTTCGCGCCCAGCCCGAGGGCCAGCTGTTCCTCTGGCTGGCGCTGGCGGGCGGCTTCGGCTCGTCGTGGCTCGCCACCATCCTCTGGAACGTCGCGAGCCAGCGGCTTTCGGCGAGCCTGTGCGGCCAGTTGATCGTGAGCGAGACGCTGTTCGCCTTGCTCTATTCCTTCCTCTGGGACGGCCGCTGGCCGCAGGCCGCCGAATGGCTCGCGGCGCTGCTGTTCGTCCTCGGCATCCTCGCATCCATCAAGGCCCACCGATGA
- a CDS encoding thioesterase family protein, with amino-acid sequence MRIDIPEKKKLVYEMAIPIRWGDMDAMGHLNNGTYFRYMETARIDWMRSIGFEPDPGGEGMVIVNAFCNFYRQIEYPGDVLLKMYVSDPARTTFESWATMARAEAPEVICAAGGATTIWVDFPKQKAMPLPDWLRALVSA; translated from the coding sequence ATGAGAATCGACATCCCCGAAAAGAAGAAGCTCGTGTACGAAATGGCGATCCCGATCCGCTGGGGCGACATGGACGCCATGGGGCACCTGAACAACGGCACCTACTTCCGCTACATGGAGACCGCGCGCATCGACTGGATGCGATCGATCGGCTTCGAGCCGGACCCGGGTGGCGAGGGCATGGTGATCGTCAACGCCTTCTGCAACTTCTACCGCCAGATCGAGTATCCCGGCGACGTGCTGCTGAAGATGTACGTGAGCGATCCTGCGCGCACCACCTTCGAGAGCTGGGCCACGATGGCACGCGCCGAGGCACCGGAGGTGATCTGCGCCGCGGGCGGCGCGACCACGATCTGGGTCGATTTCCCGAAGCAGAAGGCGATGCCGCTGCCCGATTGGCTGCGCGCGCTCGTGAGCGCCTAG
- a CDS encoding ATP-binding protein, translated as MSPVLSNAGRDTLAGRLTRTLILWVAGVWLLCVLAVVWYVDREINHNFDNELIEVSHRMFDMALQELDKQHPGATPDRPMIAPKQLFSEDAVMYQVVDIHERVVLRSAEAPIDAFDVPLAAGFANNQTWRIYTVRHPTRGLYFQVADPLDERRSALNRTLFGLIIPLGAVLPLLALVLRNVARTELRVLQQLAGEIEKRSGADLRPITLPGLPRELRAVGDHVNSLLERLSQSLDVERALAANAAHELRTPLAAARLRLQTALEHDLQRGDVQAALDALQMLSHRTEKLLQLSRAESGASLARTRVDLVQLAGAVAQEFWKDPQISERLALKVPDAVAPAASGDVDALAIALRNLVENALRYGGSGRVVIEVMAPSTIAVRDFGAGVNAEQLATLQQRHVRHSADRAGYGLGLSIVATIVEKHNAKLELASPPAGAASGFEARIVLRPA; from the coding sequence ATGAGCCCGGTCCTTTCGAATGCGGGCCGCGACACGCTGGCCGGCCGGCTGACCCGCACGCTGATCCTCTGGGTCGCGGGCGTGTGGCTGCTGTGCGTGCTGGCGGTGGTCTGGTATGTGGACCGCGAGATCAACCACAACTTCGACAACGAGCTGATCGAGGTCTCGCACCGCATGTTCGACATGGCGCTGCAGGAACTCGACAAGCAGCACCCGGGCGCCACGCCCGACCGGCCGATGATCGCGCCGAAGCAGCTGTTCTCGGAAGACGCCGTGATGTACCAGGTGGTCGACATCCATGAGCGCGTGGTGCTGCGCTCGGCGGAGGCCCCCATCGACGCCTTCGACGTGCCGCTGGCGGCCGGCTTCGCGAACAACCAGACCTGGCGCATCTACACCGTGCGGCATCCCACGCGGGGCCTGTACTTCCAGGTGGCCGATCCGCTCGACGAAAGGCGCTCGGCGCTCAACCGCACGCTCTTCGGCCTCATCATCCCGCTCGGGGCGGTGCTGCCGCTGCTGGCGCTCGTGCTGCGCAACGTGGCGCGCACCGAACTGCGCGTGCTGCAACAACTCGCCGGCGAGATCGAGAAGCGCAGCGGCGCCGACCTGCGCCCCATCACCCTGCCCGGTCTGCCGCGCGAGCTGCGCGCGGTGGGCGACCATGTCAACAGCCTGCTGGAGCGGCTGTCGCAGTCGCTCGACGTGGAACGCGCGCTGGCCGCCAACGCCGCGCACGAGCTGCGCACGCCGCTGGCCGCGGCACGGCTGCGGCTGCAGACCGCGCTCGAGCACGATCTCCAGCGCGGCGACGTCCAGGCCGCGCTCGATGCGCTGCAGATGCTCAGCCACCGCACCGAGAAGCTGCTGCAGCTCTCGCGCGCCGAGTCGGGCGCGTCGCTCGCACGCACGCGCGTCGACCTCGTTCAGCTCGCGGGCGCGGTGGCGCAGGAGTTCTGGAAGGACCCGCAGATCAGCGAGCGCCTGGCGCTCAAGGTGCCCGATGCGGTCGCGCCCGCGGCATCGGGCGACGTGGACGCGCTCGCGATCGCGCTGCGCAACCTGGTGGAAAACGCGCTGCGCTACGGCGGCAGCGGCCGCGTCGTCATCGAGGTGATGGCGCCCAGCACCATCGCCGTGCGCGACTTCGGCGCCGGCGTGAACGCGGAGCAGCTCGCCACGCTGCAGCAGCGCCATGTGCGCCACAGCGCCGACCGCGCGGGCTACGGGCTGGGTCTGTCGATCGTGGCCACGATCGTCGAGAAGCACAACGCGAAGCTCGAACTCGCATCGCCGCCGGCGGGCGCCGCGAGCGGCTTCGAAGCGCGCATCGTGCTGCGGCCGGCGTAG